The following proteins are encoded in a genomic region of Candidatus Zixiibacteriota bacterium:
- a CDS encoding endonuclease/exonuclease/phosphatase encodes MEEYYIAWWNLENLFDVENSTERPDWLQKNLKKELSGWNQGILNKKIEQLSSIIKQMNKPKGPDLLGVCEVENKPVMQQLMDSLQPLGRNYGIAHHDTLDERGIDVGYIYDQDKFEAGDQFSHIILKRTATRDLFQVNFKTKSGTDLIIVGNHWPSRTSGEWETEPYRILAGETLSYWHKRILEEKGDDVAILIMGDFNDEPPSRSITQYALSTSCKMKVKKSTKAPRLFNLMWTEMGKGVGTLYYDNFPLLFDQFLVSKGMVKVGSPIQIKSDSVKIERFPEMISGTYEVPKRFGRPSSKLDTKGFSDHFPISLVLEEI; translated from the coding sequence ATGGAAGAGTACTATATCGCCTGGTGGAACCTTGAAAATTTGTTTGATGTAGAAAATTCCACTGAAAGGCCAGATTGGTTGCAAAAAAACCTTAAGAAGGAACTGAGTGGCTGGAATCAAGGGATATTGAATAAGAAAATTGAACAGCTTTCCAGCATTATCAAGCAGATGAACAAGCCTAAGGGTCCTGACCTTTTAGGGGTTTGCGAGGTGGAGAACAAGCCGGTGATGCAGCAATTAATGGATAGCTTACAACCTCTCGGGCGGAATTACGGTATCGCTCATCATGATACCCTGGATGAAAGAGGTATTGATGTGGGGTACATCTATGACCAGGACAAGTTTGAGGCCGGTGATCAGTTCTCCCATATAATCTTAAAAAGGACCGCCACACGTGACCTATTTCAAGTCAATTTTAAGACTAAATCCGGCACGGACCTGATCATCGTGGGAAACCACTGGCCTTCCAGAACCAGTGGGGAATGGGAGACTGAGCCCTATCGAATCCTGGCAGGCGAGACTCTGAGCTACTGGCACAAAAGAATACTTGAGGAGAAGGGTGATGATGTAGCAATTCTGATCATGGGTGACTTTAATGACGAACCACCCAGCAGATCTATCACCCAGTATGCCCTAAGTACCAGCTGTAAAATGAAGGTTAAGAAGAGCACGAAAGCGCCCAGGCTCTTCAACCTGATGTGGACCGAGATGGGAAAAGGTGTGGGCACGCTTTACTATGATAATTTTCCCCTCCTGTTTGACCAGTTTCTGGTTTCAAAAGGAATGGTAAAGGTAGGCTCACCCATCCAGATCAAATCGGATTCGGTCAAAATTGAACGATTTCCCGAAATGATAAGCGGTACTTATGAAGTCCCCAAGCGATTTGGGAGACCGTCCAGCAAATTAGATACAAAAGGGTTCAGCGATCATTTCCCCATCTCGCTGGTGTTGGAGGAGATTTAA
- a CDS encoding cupredoxin domain-containing protein, producing MTRKEGTEDMESKILVAVFGILLIILVNWYFFFSKRQKVKASAGAGVQEIKVIVKGGYDPDVILVKKGVPVRIDFYRDETESCSEEIVFGDFNIRKSLPAYKTTPIEFTPEKPGEYTFTCGMGMLRGKLIVE from the coding sequence ATGACACGAAAAGAAGGAACAGAGGATATGGAATCAAAAATCTTAGTTGCAGTTTTTGGAATACTTCTGATAATTCTGGTGAACTGGTATTTCTTTTTTTCAAAAAGACAGAAAGTGAAAGCCTCTGCTGGCGCCGGGGTTCAGGAGATCAAGGTGATTGTCAAGGGAGGATATGACCCGGATGTGATTTTGGTGAAAAAAGGGGTTCCGGTGAGGATTGATTTTTACCGGGACGAGACAGAGAGCTGTTCGGAGGAAATTGTTTTCGGGGATTTTAATATAAGAAAAAGTTTGCCTGCTTATAAAACCACTCCAATCGAGTTCACTCCGGAAAAACCAGGGGAATATACCTTCACCTGCGGGATGGGGATGTTGAGGGGGAAGTTGATTGTGGAGTAG
- a CDS encoding heavy metal translocating P-type ATPase: MPLDPVCGMEVEKEEAAGSSTYKGETYYFCSPHCKEEFDKAPEKYLKEKSPPASKELGRELHSCPNKSTDRSTTPVRAEKSSSGIKMDMKKSPLKDEAEGKKGERIDLPVTGMSCASCAQAIQKGLSELQGVSKTSVNLATSKATIFYDPGKVGVDSFISSIRKSGYDVGTVSIEIPIQGIDCASCIQKIEKALLETKGVTNAVVNLATERARVEYIPEETNLAEIKKVIESTGYKVIETEVEEVEDYERVIREREYKKLKSKFFFGLVISVIVLVGSLEWVAGVPKLLTNYYLLWILATPVQFWAGWQFYRGAWGAFRHRNADMNTLIAVGTSAAYLYSITAILFPSFFRSGGIEPKVYFDTTVVIITLILLGKVLEARAKGQTSEAIKKLIGLQPKIARVIRDGKEIDIPVQEVVVVDLVIVRPGEKVPVDGVVKDGKSFVDESMITGESIPVEKKAGDEVIGATINKSGSFKFEATKVGKDTALAQIIKLVQEAQGSKAPIQRLADVIAGYFVPVVISIAILTFIIWYVFGPNPGLTFALLNFVAVMIIACPCALGLATPTAIMVGTGKGAEKGILIKGGESLETAHKINTIIFDKTGTLTKGEPEVTDIIPLDKLSAKEILFYAGSAEKKSEHPLGEAIVRKAVEEKIELKDSLEFNSIAGFGIEAKIDSKNVLLGNQKLMEERKIEIRALIPKAEELSLDGKTSIYLSIDGKSSAVIAVADTLKENSKNAVEQLHQLGLEVVMLTGDNRQTANAIARKVGINRVLSEVLPEDKVYEVRKLQNEGKIVAMVGDGINDAPALAQADVGIAIGTGTDIAMEASDITLIRGDLSGVVTAIKLSKNTIKIIRQNLFWAFIYNVLGIPIAAGVLYPFFGILLNPMIASAAMAFSSVSVVSNSLRLRRF, from the coding sequence ATGCCTTTGGATCCGGTTTGCGGGATGGAGGTTGAAAAAGAGGAAGCTGCAGGTAGCTCAACCTATAAGGGAGAGACTTATTATTTTTGCTCCCCGCACTGTAAAGAGGAATTTGATAAAGCCCCTGAGAAATATCTAAAAGAAAAGTCTCCCCCTGCCTCAAAAGAGCTCGGGCGAGAGTTGCACTCTTGCCCGAACAAATCCACGGACAGGAGTACAACTCCTGTCCGAGCAGAAAAATCCTCCTCTGGTATAAAAATGGATATGAAGAAATCTCCCCTCAAAGATGAGGCTGAGGGTAAAAAAGGTGAAAGGATAGACCTTCCCGTCACCGGAATGAGTTGCGCTTCCTGCGCTCAGGCTATTCAAAAAGGCTTGTCTGAGCTTCAAGGAGTCAGTAAAACCTCAGTCAATTTAGCCACGTCTAAGGCAACCATATTTTATGATCCTGGAAAAGTGGGCGTGGATAGTTTTATCTCCTCCATCCGCAAAAGCGGGTATGATGTGGGTACGGTCTCGATTGAAATCCCGATCCAGGGCATAGACTGTGCCTCCTGCATCCAGAAGATCGAGAAAGCATTACTTGAAACCAAAGGAGTAACCAATGCTGTTGTCAACTTAGCCACAGAGAGAGCCAGGGTGGAATATATTCCGGAAGAGACAAATTTGGCAGAGATAAAAAAGGTAATTGAATCCACCGGGTATAAGGTCATAGAAACGGAAGTAGAAGAGGTTGAGGATTACGAAAGAGTTATCCGCGAAAGAGAGTATAAAAAACTCAAGAGTAAATTTTTCTTTGGACTGGTCATAAGTGTTATCGTTTTGGTCGGAAGTTTAGAGTGGGTTGCGGGTGTTCCCAAGCTTTTGACAAATTATTATCTTCTCTGGATCTTAGCCACTCCGGTTCAGTTCTGGGCTGGCTGGCAGTTTTACCGTGGTGCCTGGGGTGCGTTCAGGCACAGGAATGCGGATATGAATACCCTGATCGCTGTGGGCACCTCAGCCGCCTATCTCTACAGTATTACTGCAATCCTTTTCCCCTCTTTCTTCAGGTCAGGTGGAATTGAGCCTAAGGTCTATTTTGACACCACAGTAGTTATAATAACTTTGATACTTCTAGGCAAGGTTTTAGAAGCCAGAGCAAAGGGACAGACCTCAGAGGCAATAAAAAAGTTAATCGGTTTACAGCCAAAAATCGCAAGAGTTATTAGGGATGGAAAAGAAATCGATATACCGGTGCAAGAAGTTGTAGTTGTAGATTTGGTTATTGTTCGTCCAGGGGAGAAGGTCCCGGTGGATGGAGTTGTCAAAGATGGAAAATCTTTTGTGGATGAGTCAATGATCACCGGGGAGAGTATTCCGGTTGAGAAGAAAGCCGGAGATGAGGTGATCGGTGCCACCATAAACAAAAGCGGAAGCTTCAAATTCGAAGCTACCAAAGTTGGAAAAGATACAGCCTTAGCCCAGATCATCAAATTGGTGCAGGAGGCTCAAGGGTCCAAAGCACCGATTCAAAGATTAGCTGATGTAATTGCCGGATATTTCGTGCCGGTGGTGATCTCCATTGCCATTTTGACTTTCATTATCTGGTACGTTTTTGGTCCAAATCCAGGCTTGACTTTTGCCCTTCTGAATTTCGTTGCGGTAATGATCATCGCCTGTCCCTGCGCTTTGGGTCTGGCTACTCCTACTGCCATTATGGTGGGCACAGGCAAAGGAGCAGAAAAAGGGATCTTGATAAAAGGGGGAGAGAGTTTAGAAACTGCGCATAAGATTAATACCATCATTTTCGACAAGACCGGGACTTTGACCAAAGGCGAGCCGGAGGTGACAGATATCATCCCCCTGGACAAACTCTCTGCGAAAGAGATTTTATTTTATGCTGGAAGCGCGGAGAAAAAATCAGAGCATCCATTGGGAGAGGCGATTGTCAGGAAAGCCGTAGAAGAGAAAATCGAGCTTAAAGATTCTCTGGAGTTCAATTCCATTGCTGGTTTCGGGATTGAGGCTAAAATTGATAGTAAGAACGTTCTATTGGGAAATCAAAAACTGATGGAGGAAAGAAAGATAGAGATAAGAGCTTTAATTCCCAAGGCTGAGGAATTATCCCTGGATGGGAAAACCAGTATCTATTTATCAATAGATGGGAAATCTTCCGCGGTCATCGCGGTTGCGGACACTCTGAAAGAGAATTCTAAAAATGCGGTGGAGCAGCTTCACCAGTTGGGTTTAGAGGTAGTGATGCTGACAGGAGATAATCGTCAAACCGCTAACGCTATTGCCAGGAAAGTGGGAATCAACAGGGTCCTCTCTGAGGTTCTTCCAGAAGATAAAGTTTATGAGGTAAGAAAACTTCAGAACGAAGGGAAGATCGTGGCAATGGTGGGAGACGGAATTAATGATGCCCCTGCTTTAGCCCAGGCAGACGTGGGTATAGCTATTGGCACAGGAACAGACATCGCGATGGAGGCGTCCGACATCACCCTGATCAGAGGAGACCTCTCCGGTGTGGTCACCGCAATCAAGTTGAGCAAGAACACGATAAAGATAATCAGGCAGAACCTTTTCTGGGCTTTCATCTATAACGTTCTTGGGATTCCGATTGCCGCAGGCGTGCTTTATCCATTTTTTGGAATCCTGCTTAACCCAATGATTGCCTCAGCGGCTATGGCATTCTCCTCGGTCTCGGTGGTTTCTAATTCTTTGAGGTTGAGGAGATTTTGA
- a CDS encoding glutaredoxin family protein, with protein sequence MDCEAAKRFFSKQKIEFEDKNVEDYWNREELVQKYGQLLTPTIIIDNEKILGFGINREKIVKLLKRRSK encoded by the coding sequence GTGGATTGCGAAGCAGCGAAAAGGTTCTTTTCGAAACAGAAGATAGAGTTTGAGGATAAGAACGTGGAGGATTACTGGAACAGGGAGGAGCTGGTTCAGAAATACGGGCAGCTGCTTACCCCGACCATAATCATAGACAATGAAAAGATTTTGGGGTTCGGGATAAACAGAGAAAAGATTGTAAAATTGTTGAAACGGAGAAGTAAATAA
- a CDS encoding SHOCT domain-containing protein: MHMWGFGWLGMIIFWIVVIFFIALVVKWLLQQGRSEPRSPAQEENALEILKKRYARGEINKEEFEQKKKDLTGI, from the coding sequence ATGCACATGTGGGGATTTGGCTGGCTGGGGATGATCATTTTCTGGATAGTGGTGATATTTTTTATTGCCCTGGTGGTAAAATGGCTTCTTCAGCAGGGAAGGTCTGAGCCAAGAAGTCCGGCCCAAGAAGAAAATGCCCTGGAGATTCTTAAGAAAAGGTATGCCCGGGGAGAGATAAACAAAGAGGAATTCGAGCAGAAGAAAAAAGACCTTACAGGGATATAA
- a CDS encoding ferredoxin, translating to MKVKVDPDLCTGEELCVQVCPQIFEMQGEKAVAKINDVPADLAECCKDAADSCPSAAIIIKE from the coding sequence ATGAAAGTGAAAGTCGATCCTGACTTGTGCACCGGGGAAGAGTTGTGTGTACAGGTTTGCCCACAGATTTTTGAGATGCAGGGAGAAAAGGCGGTTGCCAAAATCAATGACGTTCCAGCAGATTTAGCTGAGTGCTGTAAGGATGCGGCAGATTCCTGTCCTTCTGCTGCTATAATTATCAAGGAGTAA
- a CDS encoding glutaredoxin family protein: protein MSRRKKIFWWLFSSKPEKKKSKSAPEKSESESSGKVVIYSAPDCPDSQVAKRFFSEEKIDYEDKNVEKPEIRQELIRTYGILLTPTIIIGKTIFLGFGININDILKILNL, encoded by the coding sequence ATGAGCAGAAGAAAAAAGATATTCTGGTGGCTGTTCAGTTCAAAACCGGAGAAGAAAAAATCAAAGTCTGCTCCTGAAAAATCGGAATCTGAATCCTCTGGAAAGGTGGTAATCTATTCAGCTCCGGATTGCCCGGATTCCCAGGTAGCTAAGAGATTTTTCTCAGAGGAGAAGATAGACTACGAAGACAAAAATGTAGAAAAGCCGGAAATCAGACAGGAGCTGATCAGAACATACGGGATCTTGTTGACACCGACAATAATCATAGGTAAAACCATCTTTTTGGGATTCGGTATAAACATAAATGATATACTTAAGATATTAAATTTATGA
- a CDS encoding DUF5676 family membrane protein: protein MTKLSIKIVGFSLAIFLSFTFSLCVLFGLMIQGSEMHRFLEVLLPGFTWISFRSFLYGLSLSFIYGLYTALVFVPVYNLLNKFCCSQKDF, encoded by the coding sequence ATGACAAAACTCAGCATCAAAATAGTCGGATTTTCACTGGCGATATTTTTAAGCTTTACCTTCAGTCTATGCGTGTTGTTCGGCTTGATGATCCAAGGCTCAGAGATGCATAGGTTTTTAGAGGTTTTACTACCGGGTTTTACCTGGATTAGTTTCAGGAGCTTCTTATATGGTCTCTCTTTGAGTTTTATCTATGGACTTTATACGGCTTTAGTCTTTGTTCCGGTTTATAATCTTTTAAACAAATTTTGCTGCTCCCAAAAGGATTTTTGA
- a CDS encoding YHS domain-containing protein — MHLCPVCKSRTNPNKAHIKIQYKHDIYYPCCPLCQAVFEKEPEKYIRNLTEHKK; from the coding sequence ATGCATTTATGCCCGGTTTGCAAGAGTAGGACCAACCCTAACAAAGCTCATATCAAAATTCAGTATAAGCATGATATTTATTATCCCTGCTGTCCTTTGTGCCAGGCAGTTTTCGAAAAAGAGCCGGAAAAATATATTAGAAATTTGACTGAACATAAAAAGTAA
- the mtnN gene encoding 5'-methylthioadenosine/S-adenosylhomocysteine nucleosidase, with amino-acid sequence MRRKIVFSLVLFLLFISFVQSSVQAKGKIALMYAFDQEGALLRSKLDLKDSIFVKGRVFWIGKLEGKEVIIVNSGVGMTNAAMTTQLLIDKYNPEEIIFTGICGGIDSSNHIGDIVVPERWATHDYGYYGKDGFIPDSIYVILPGQTKEAGVLFFEVDKALLEKGKSAGQNLKLKPVGERMPQVKIGGKGVSGNSFIDQKEKRDYLKEKFDAQIVDMESAAVAQVANVNGIPVLVVRSCSDLAGGSGSATASDELRGFFKVAADNSASFVLELIKHL; translated from the coding sequence ATGAGAAGAAAGATAGTTTTTTCCTTGGTTCTGTTTTTACTTTTTATCTCTTTTGTTCAGTCATCTGTTCAGGCCAAAGGGAAAATTGCCCTGATGTATGCCTTTGACCAGGAAGGTGCTCTTCTGAGAAGTAAGCTGGATTTAAAGGATAGTATTTTCGTAAAAGGAAGAGTTTTCTGGATTGGGAAATTAGAAGGCAAAGAAGTTATCATCGTCAATTCCGGTGTCGGTATGACTAATGCGGCGATGACCACTCAGCTTTTGATTGATAAATATAATCCCGAAGAGATAATATTTACAGGAATCTGCGGAGGGATAGATTCCTCCAATCACATAGGTGATATCGTTGTCCCGGAAAGATGGGCGACTCACGATTACGGCTATTATGGAAAAGACGGCTTTATACCCGATTCAATCTATGTTATTTTACCTGGACAAACCAAAGAGGCTGGGGTTCTCTTTTTCGAGGTGGATAAGGCACTCTTAGAAAAGGGAAAGTCGGCTGGACAAAATCTTAAATTGAAACCCGTAGGGGAGCGTATGCCTCAAGTCAAAATCGGGGGAAAGGGAGTATCCGGGAATTCCTTTATCGACCAGAAGGAGAAAAGGGATTATTTAAAAGAAAAATTCGATGCCCAGATCGTCGATATGGAGTCTGCCGCAGTGGCGCAAGTGGCAAATGTTAATGGGATTCCAGTCTTAGTGGTGAGAAGCTGTTCTGATTTAGCAGGCGGCTCAGGCTCCGCCACTGCTTCTGATGAATTAAGGGGATTTTTTAAAGTGGCGGCTGATAATTCAGCAAGTTTTGTACTGGAATTAATAAAACATTTATAA
- a CDS encoding SRPBCC domain-containing protein, giving the protein MKILSLSILDSFNKFLNLVVGVTIITSLVALFDFSNQHAEVSIDVFTVAVWIDEPAIIRYYEVHNYKIPDIVVEYLNRSARLVIPNLEKAILGKYDYYFPDDELLPNVPYYEHYEIEKKLQLQSYNPIAGGKAGLYSSNSDEWINQLLPEVKELSQIEGRKLELAILGARRVESTISLVNKGDLVAKNIKIYINAVRNLVSGAKGSILSITSMRPGPKPLIEDYRAEINFPVLKPKYGNAISVFTREAPVFRQSIDLDYDTQRIVNARKLATVFGSLMTGSLVIVVLFSLTSKKNKEPSVNSSSNRFVKNPSEKILRKEIIVPASLKEVWDAWTTTEGVKTFFSSDAKVELAVGGPYEIYFILENPYGLKGSEDCKILSYLPMEMLSFDWGAPPEFGELRNRRTQVILQFEEIDPGKVKIKFSQYGWGKSKDWERLYDYFDKAWSYVLGNLKKRFIEGPIDWKSKG; this is encoded by the coding sequence ATGAAGATTCTTTCACTTTCAATTCTGGATTCATTTAATAAGTTTCTAAATCTAGTAGTTGGAGTCACTATTATAACCAGCTTGGTCGCATTATTTGATTTTTCAAATCAACATGCAGAGGTTTCCATCGATGTTTTCACTGTGGCGGTATGGATCGATGAACCTGCAATAATTAGATATTACGAAGTGCACAATTATAAGATCCCGGATATCGTTGTCGAATACCTTAATAGGTCTGCCAGATTAGTAATTCCTAACCTTGAAAAGGCAATTTTAGGCAAATACGACTACTACTTTCCTGATGACGAACTGTTACCAAATGTACCTTACTATGAACATTATGAAATCGAAAAAAAGCTACAGCTTCAATCCTATAATCCTATAGCTGGAGGAAAAGCCGGGCTTTATTCCTCTAATAGTGATGAATGGATTAATCAATTGTTGCCCGAAGTGAAGGAATTATCCCAAATTGAAGGAAGAAAATTGGAGTTAGCTATATTGGGAGCTAGAAGGGTGGAAAGCACGATCTCTTTAGTAAATAAAGGTGATTTAGTAGCAAAAAATATAAAAATATATATTAACGCTGTGCGGAATTTGGTTTCTGGAGCGAAGGGGAGTATTTTGTCGATTACAAGTATGAGACCTGGGCCGAAACCTTTAATTGAAGATTACCGAGCTGAAATCAATTTTCCCGTGCTGAAGCCTAAATACGGAAATGCTATTAGCGTGTTTACACGTGAAGCACCAGTTTTCAGACAGAGCATCGATCTTGACTATGACACTCAACGAATAGTCAACGCTAGGAAATTAGCCACTGTTTTCGGAAGCCTTATGACGGGTAGTCTCGTAATAGTGGTGTTGTTTTCATTAACTTCGAAAAAAAACAAAGAACCTTCTGTGAACTCCTCATCCAATCGCTTCGTCAAGAATCCCTCTGAAAAAATCCTCCGTAAGGAGATAATTGTTCCTGCATCACTCAAAGAGGTTTGGGATGCCTGGACAACTACTGAAGGGGTGAAGACTTTTTTCTCCAGTGATGCGAAAGTCGAGTTAGCTGTGGGCGGTCCTTATGAGATTTATTTCATTCTTGAGAATCCATACGGTCTAAAAGGTTCAGAAGACTGCAAGATCCTGAGCTATCTTCCAATGGAAATGCTTTCCTTTGACTGGGGTGCTCCGCCTGAATTTGGAGAGTTACGCAACAGGCGCACTCAGGTGATCCTGCAGTTTGAGGAAATCGATCCGGGGAAAGTAAAGATCAAATTCTCTCAGTATGGTTGGGGAAAGAGCAAAGACTGGGAGAGACTGTATGACTATTTTGATAAGGCTTGGTCATACGTGCTGGGTAATCTCAAAAAGCGTTTTATTGAGGGACCGATTGATTGGAAGTCTAAAGGATAG